GCACCATTATTACTTTTAATTTGCTGTAAATCAACTCCGGAGATATCTGCAAGAGACTGTACAAAATCATCCCAGCCTACTACAGGTTCAACATTTGGATGTTCTCCTGTAACAATACACCAAGGAACAACTTTTTTAATTAGATCCTGAGGATTCTCTGTATCAATTACAAGTGTCGCTGCTCTATTTCCAGCGTTAACATACCCTACTTCAACATCTTTAGTGAATTCTACAAGCGAAGTAATGAGCTGAGTGGCTTCTTGAGAATTAAGTGTGTGACCAACAAAAGGAGTCATTGTTAAGTGAAGAGTGTATTTCATTTTTCATTCCTCCAAGTAAAAATTTTTGTACCAATCGCGATTTGGTACTTTAAGTTTATCAACTGGATAAAACCTTTGTTTCTTCAAAATTGCTATCTTTCATGATTTCAATAATTTTTTCATATATATGCGGTAAAGATGCAAGTAGCGGAGGATCGGTCTCCTGTTCAGAGCGCAATTTCAAACCGTACTCTAGAGATATTTTTTGCTTCTTTGTTATCTGTATGGATTTAGAGTGTCGAGCTCTTAGAAAGTTCTGGGAAGCTAGAACACTATCGGCAAGAACTTGATGATTAAACCCAGCTGCAAATATATAGTAATTACCGACCGGTAAATCTCGAAGTATAAACTCTCTATTAGAATTTGCATTAATCACACAGCATGAAGAAGGTATACCTGAAGGAAGTGCTGAAGTGAAGGCACCTAAGAAAATAGTTCCTGAGAAATTCTCAGGAACTATGATTTGACCTTGAACGCTTCCATAACGACCTTCCCCATAACTAATACCTTCGAAGGAAGAATACTGATTGTCCTTTTTCTTTCTAAAGTTATTAGGAGAAACAGCTACCTCTTTTGAGAATTTGGAAGTGAAAGTACCTAAGCTGTTATAGCCTACTTCAAAACAAATATCCGTTGAGGTCCAATCAGACTCCAGTAATAGCTTTTTACTTTCAAGCAATCTAAGAGCCATTAAATACTTTTTTGGCGGAATACCTACCGTTTGTTTAAACACTCTATTAAAATGCCACGGACTTAAATTAACAGATTCTGCAATACGTGTGAGGTCTAAGCTATCATCATAAAAATTCTCTTTCATATTTCTAATGCTATGAGTTATTGCTTCTGTTTTTGGGTTGGTTATAGAAGTGGAATTCAAGGTTTATCATCCTTTTTTATTAAAATTTAACGGCACAAGTACATTTCATATTGGCTCTTACTTTCTTGGAAGGAAACATATGTGTCAGCATCGCGATCACCATTGGAACAGTGACGATAGAGTTATAGAATAAATGCAACTCTACTCTTGGAATGATTAATTGCAGAACACTAGTAGGACTATCATATCCAAAGAAACTAATGCCAGTAATAGCTTGGAATGATAGTAAACTATGTTCAACCACATGCCAGGCTTGTATGGTTAGCGATAAAATCCACCAACTTTTTGAAAGTCCCATAAATCCTTTTCTTAATATGATTAA
This DNA window, taken from Cytobacillus sp. FSL H8-0458, encodes the following:
- a CDS encoding helix-turn-helix transcriptional regulator, translated to MNSTSITNPKTEAITHSIRNMKENFYDDSLDLTRIAESVNLSPWHFNRVFKQTVGIPPKKYLMALRLLESKKLLLESDWTSTDICFEVGYNSLGTFTSKFSKEVAVSPNNFRKKKDNQYSSFEGISYGEGRYGSVQGQIIVPENFSGTIFLGAFTSALPSGIPSSCCVINANSNREFILRDLPVGNYYIFAAGFNHQVLADSVLASQNFLRARHSKSIQITKKQKISLEYGLKLRSEQETDPPLLASLPHIYEKIIEIMKDSNFEETKVLSS